Within Methanococcus voltae, the genomic segment ATATCGTAAATAGATAGGATATCAAATAATAATACTAGCAATACTAAAAATATGAATACAAATACAATATTATTTGATATTATTATTTTTTAAATATATGAAAGATTTAAAATTGGTTTTAACCATAATTTTAATTGGTTTTAAAATACAATAAATACGATTTTAAATACCTCTAAATATTTACATTGAAAATTTAAAAAAAATTTAAAAATAAAAGTAAAGAATTTACGATTTACAAAAAAAGTGAAAACATGTTAGGATTTGAACAAATTATACTAGGCATAGTCCAGGGATTTACGGAATTTTTACCCGTTTCAAGTTCTGGACACTTGGCAATTATCTCCAAATTGTTGTCAATTGAGCCACAAATAAGTTATTTTGCAGCTTTGCATTTTGCTACTTTTTTGGCAGTTTTTATGTTCGTTAAAGACGATGTAATTGAAATTACCAAAGGATTAGTTCAAAAAGATAAATCATCTATGGATTTAAGCTTTAAATTAATTATATCAACAATACCTGCCGTTATCGTAGGATTACTATTAAAAAACTTTTTTACGTCATTTTACGGTTCTTTAAAATTTATCGGTTTATTCTTAGCCGTTACGGGTATTATGATGATTATGTCTGATAAAATAAACCATGGGACTAAATCCATGTATGATATAAGCCATAAAGACGCTTTGTTAGTTGGAATTACCCAGGCATTCGCAATATTACCGGGAATCTCACGTAGTGGTTCTACCCTATTCACTTCCGTATATAGGGGGATGAAAAAAGAGGACGCGTTTAAATACTCCTTTATAATGAGTTTACCTGTTACAGCAGGTGCTGGAGTTCTTGAATTAAGCGACGTAGCATTAACTTTCGACTCAATTGTTGGACTAGTGTTTGCCACGCTTTCAGGATTAATCGCCTTATCAATTGTTAAAAAATTGATAATAAACAATAAATTAAAAATATTTGGGTATTATTGTATTATAATGTCAATTTTGGTAATAATGTTCTTATAATAATGGCATTAGTAATATTATTGCCAGTATTATCAATATTAGTAATAATATTATTGACATTATTAGCGACATTATTACCCATTTTACTTTTTTTCTTCTTCTTTCTCGTATATTACTTCAATACTAGTACTATTTTTTAAATTATATGTAATATTCGAGTCTTTAAACATATTGAGGTCATCATCTGATTTTTTAATATCCCGATTTTCTTGATTATTAATATCTTTATCCCCTTCGTCAATCGTGTCGCTTAATTTTCCCATTTTTTTCATATCGCCTTTTAGGGTCTCTGTTTCTTCGTCATAATTATATAATTTATCGTCATTTGAACCCTTTTTTCCAAATTCGCTTGTCTTATATCTCTTCCATATCAATAATATAACTATTAAAAGTAGCAATACAATAAATAACAAATAAATTTCTTTTTCATACATCCCCAAACTTCCCAACGATGATATTCCATTTGAAGCCCCGCCCGATACTTCAGTAGCTTTTAAGATGATAGGATATCCTAAAGCTGTTTCAAAACCTAGTAAAAAAATCCCTGTAGCCATAGCCACTATTTCAGTTAATTTGCTCAATGGCAACACCCCGCAATTCATCTTATGATTATTTGATTATTTAATTACTTATCTAATGATTTATTGATTTAAAAATACAAATTTACATATATTTTTATGAATTTTATGATTTTTATAATTTAATATTTGGAATTAGATTTTCAAAAATTCAAACAAAAAAAGTATTATATTTATTGATAGTATTCTAATGATTTACGATTATTTTCTTATTTCCTTTTTTAGCATTATTTTAAACTTAAGTCCAACATAACTCTTTGATAACCTAATTCTTTTAATTTTGTATCAATTTCTTCAAATATGTTGGTTTTCAAAAATTTTTGTGCGTCTTTATTGCTTACTTCAATTATTGCAATGTCTTTTAAAGTTCTAACTCTAAAATAACCTGTAATATCCAAAAGATTCATTATAAAATCTTCTGCAAGTTTTGACATCTGCATTTTTTCTTTAGTTATCGGGCTGTCTAAGACTCGTGTAGCTATGCAAGTTTCTTTTTTTGGAATATCTAAACCCAAATAGTA encodes:
- a CDS encoding undecaprenyl-diphosphate phosphatase — translated: MLGFEQIILGIVQGFTEFLPVSSSGHLAIISKLLSIEPQISYFAALHFATFLAVFMFVKDDVIEITKGLVQKDKSSMDLSFKLIISTIPAVIVGLLLKNFFTSFYGSLKFIGLFLAVTGIMMIMSDKINHGTKSMYDISHKDALLVGITQAFAILPGISRSGSTLFTSVYRGMKKEDAFKYSFIMSLPVTAGAGVLELSDVALTFDSIVGLVFATLSGLIALSIVKKLIINNKLKIFGYYCIIMSILVIMFL